One window of the Thermodesulfomicrobium sp. WS genome contains the following:
- a CDS encoding metalloregulator ArsR/SmtB family transcription factor — protein MQEQAQLYQRRAEILKALAHPTRLWMVDQLAQGEVCVCQFVEAVGVDFSTISKHLTVLKRAGLVEDERRGKQVFYRLRMPCVTGFFRCVDQVLDHSAAAGICAACATAKEDCHELA, from the coding sequence ATGCAGGAACAAGCCCAGTTGTACCAGCGGCGTGCGGAGATTTTGAAGGCCTTGGCCCATCCCACCCGGCTGTGGATGGTGGATCAGCTCGCCCAGGGTGAGGTGTGCGTGTGTCAGTTCGTGGAGGCGGTCGGTGTAGATTTTTCTACGATATCCAAGCACTTGACGGTACTGAAGCGCGCAGGGCTGGTGGAGGACGAGCGTCGCGGCAAACAGGTGTTCTACCGTTTGCGGATGCCGTGTGTGACGGGATTTTTCCGTTGTGTAGATCAGGTGTTGGACCATTCGGCTGCGGCCGGGATATGCGCCGCCTGTGCGACGGCGAAGGAGGATTGCCATGAACTGGCGTG
- a CDS encoding thioredoxin family protein, which produces MLHQVQRGIWLFVVVGMALFAAGPKAGAASSSLSGDPVPVPAPGMVTVLDLGAKSCIPCKMMAPVLENLAHKYEGKAAIVFIDVWQHPEQTERFGIRAIPTQIFYDASGKEIMRHEGFFPQESIEKVLARLGVH; this is translated from the coding sequence ATGCTGCACCAGGTCCAACGTGGAATATGGCTTTTCGTGGTCGTCGGGATGGCGCTCTTTGCTGCCGGGCCGAAGGCAGGGGCCGCATCATCATCCTTGTCCGGAGACCCGGTTCCGGTGCCCGCCCCCGGCATGGTGACGGTCCTCGATCTGGGCGCCAAAAGCTGCATTCCCTGCAAAATGATGGCCCCGGTGCTCGAAAACCTCGCGCACAAGTACGAGGGCAAGGCCGCCATCGTGTTCATCGATGTCTGGCAGCACCCGGAGCAGACCGAGCGGTTCGGCATTCGGGCCATCCCCACCCAGATCTTCTACGACGCCTCCGGCAAGGAGATCATGCGCCACGAAGGGTTCTTTCCCCAAGAATCCATCGAAAAGGTCCTCGCCCGGCTGGGGGTCCACTAA
- a CDS encoding 4Fe-4S dicluster domain-containing protein codes for MFQPTLPTEDPLITMHRDLARTRQDKIPAAWGMVIDLAKCIGCHACTIACATENNLPPGVVYRPVIEEEIGTYPHVARRFLPRPCMHCQNPPCVPVCPVHATWKDDEGAVVIDYEKCIGCRFCLKACPYGARTSDFGEAYSTGTPELAGVLVSRSQMERGYAKRTAPEYDKDWGDRRRASPVGNARKCHFCLHRVHNGQLPSCVTSCVGRATFFGNLNDPQSMVHRLVGSARVMRLKEHLGTQPHVFYLT; via the coding sequence ATGTTTCAGCCCACCCTGCCAACGGAAGATCCTCTCATCACCATGCACCGAGATCTTGCCCGCACGCGACAGGATAAAATACCTGCAGCATGGGGCATGGTCATCGACCTCGCCAAATGCATCGGATGTCATGCCTGCACCATTGCATGTGCAACGGAAAACAACCTTCCTCCTGGAGTCGTCTATCGTCCTGTCATTGAGGAAGAAATCGGCACATATCCACATGTGGCGCGCCGATTTCTTCCTCGACCGTGCATGCATTGCCAAAACCCTCCATGTGTACCAGTCTGCCCTGTCCATGCAACATGGAAAGACGATGAAGGGGCAGTAGTTATTGACTATGAAAAATGCATCGGATGTCGATTCTGTCTCAAGGCATGTCCCTATGGGGCGCGCACCTCTGATTTTGGCGAAGCCTACTCCACGGGGACCCCAGAGTTGGCAGGGGTCTTGGTGAGTCGAAGCCAAATGGAGCGAGGGTACGCCAAGCGCACTGCCCCGGAATACGACAAAGATTGGGGAGACCGCCGACGCGCCTCGCCCGTGGGCAATGCCCGCAAGTGTCACTTCTGTCTCCACCGCGTCCACAATGGTCAGCTTCCTTCCTGTGTCACCTCGTGCGTGGGTCGAGCCACCTTCTTCGGCAACCTCAACGACCCGCAGTCCATGGTGCACCGTCTGGTCGGCTCTGCGCGGGTCATGCGCCTCAAAGAGCACCTCGGCACCCAACCCCACGTGTTTTACCTCACCTAA
- the nrfD gene encoding NrfD/PsrC family molybdoenzyme membrane anchor subunit — protein MTTATAPNRLVLGVAILGLILGAWGVLEALLYGTHATGLTSFVPWGLGVALYLTFLGFSAGGLPLALATTVFGKHDYEPLSGMVAWTVVVTELCAGLAIALDLGHMERMYRFLTAPALTSPMAWMFVFFNALLGVYLLKIWAIHKNDARLVRLFTFASIPIALLFYTTNGYIFGMLTYLPIWGGPMVPLYFVVAALMAGTALMCFLAWAFGYAERLVMGVGYGVLTLVILFALLELLMGLTVLQSGDTANHQALQAILSGTNGWVFWVLHVGLGIVVPMVCILFRRTARAAAWGSLSVMVSFLATRWVFVVPPQSVAPLPGLDQAFIQERLALHTTPQLGEWLVVVFVASLALLALSLGPRLLPALFRHGGSHV, from the coding sequence ATGACCACTGCAACCGCTCCCAACAGGCTCGTTCTCGGCGTCGCCATCCTTGGGCTCATCCTCGGCGCATGGGGCGTCCTGGAGGCCCTGCTCTACGGGACACACGCCACCGGTTTGACCTCCTTCGTCCCATGGGGGCTTGGAGTCGCCCTCTATCTCACTTTTCTCGGGTTTTCCGCTGGAGGTCTTCCTTTAGCCTTGGCAACAACGGTGTTCGGCAAACACGATTATGAGCCGCTCTCGGGCATGGTCGCATGGACCGTGGTGGTGACGGAACTTTGCGCCGGCTTGGCCATTGCCCTGGACTTGGGCCACATGGAGCGCATGTACCGCTTCCTCACCGCACCGGCCCTCACCTCGCCCATGGCGTGGATGTTCGTTTTCTTCAACGCCCTCCTTGGAGTTTATCTCCTCAAGATTTGGGCTATCCACAAAAACGATGCCAGGCTCGTGCGTCTGTTCACCTTCGCAAGCATCCCCATCGCCCTCCTCTTTTACACCACCAATGGATACATCTTTGGCATGCTTACCTATCTGCCCATTTGGGGCGGCCCCATGGTGCCCTTGTACTTCGTGGTGGCAGCCCTCATGGCGGGCACCGCGCTCATGTGCTTTCTGGCCTGGGCCTTTGGGTATGCCGAACGCCTGGTCATGGGAGTAGGCTACGGCGTCTTGACACTGGTCATCCTCTTTGCGCTTCTTGAACTCCTCATGGGGCTGACCGTGCTCCAGTCCGGCGACACGGCCAACCATCAGGCGCTCCAGGCCATCCTCTCCGGAACCAACGGGTGGGTGTTCTGGGTCCTCCACGTCGGACTGGGGATCGTTGTCCCTATGGTCTGCATCCTTTTCCGGCGAACGGCACGGGCCGCAGCCTGGGGAAGCCTCAGCGTCATGGTCTCATTCCTCGCCACCCGCTGGGTCTTCGTGGTCCCACCGCAAAGCGTGGCGCCACTTCCGGGTCTCGATCAAGCCTTCATCCAAGAACGCTTGGCCCTCCACACCACCCCGCAGTTGGGAGAATGGCTGGTGGTGGTTTTTGTCGCATCCCTGGCCCTCCTTGCCCTTTCCCTGGGTCCCCGACTGCTTCCTGCCCTTTTCCGTCACGGAGGTTCCCATGTCTGA
- a CDS encoding molybdopterin dinucleotide binding domain-containing protein gives MSEMSPLHHPCPEGMDRRDFLKTCALLGGVAAASGAAGVLLDDAAEATSIPGQGAYTLLRPEHQIRSACQQCNTQCGITVKIHQGRVAKIDGNPYSPWNLCPQIPYSTPLTEAATVDAALCPKGFAGVQTLYDPYRIVKVLKRAGKRGENKWISIPFDQAIKEVVFGGDLFGEGHVEGIADLAALRDPAVHKALAEDAKKVADKKMTLEEFQAKHADNLKYLIDPKHPDLGPKNNQICYYWGRQKGGRGEFISRFFRDGLGTTNTHGHTTVCQGSLYFTCKAMSDQFVEGKFTDGSKFYWQADTGNAEFLLFVGASPYEANYGPPMRAGKVTQGMVDQGRKIAVVDPRCSKTAGRAWKWLPVAPEAVGALGQAMIRWIIENERYDARYLGNANKAAAKASGEPTWTQACWLVIVNDDGTPGRFLRASDLGRPKETRPSSKHPDQTWEFDAFVTLQGSEPRFFDPNSETDPVTGDLLVDTEIGGKKVKSVLQIYKETAFSRSLSQWAEICGLAEADIVEVAREFTSHGKRAVADIHRGASQHTIGFYNVLTWMTVNVLIGNHDWTGGMIKATTYDTTGSKEGMPYPVTKGPKLSPWGISIIRHGIAYDKTTLFAGYPSKRVWYPFASDIYQEVIPSAADMYPYQIKCLFLYMGTPVYALPAGHALVEILKDPKKIPLFIASDITVGETSMYADYIFPDLTYLERWEFSGSHPSMSCKVAPIRQPAVAPMTETVTVYGEKMPLCLESTLLAMAEALKLPNFGPNAWGEGKHFTRMEDLYLRMVANVAFGEKADGSDKVPAASAEEERIFLAARSHLPETVFHPERWKAIVGPELWPHVITVLNRGGRFQEYAKAYKGDQVANKYGKMVGIYMENLALTKYSMTGKPYVPHAFWMPNPVDCMGNVLEDAKNGFPFTLITYKTISQTKSRTIPDYWLNAILPEGFVEMAAEDAARLGLKNGDEVMLISPTNPNGVWDLGHGRTKPMRGKVKVVQGLRPGVVAFPLGFGHWANGAGDMVIDGVTIAGDPRRARGFHGNAAMRVDPVLGNTGLVDPVGGSAVFYQSRIKVIRA, from the coding sequence ATGTCTGAGATGTCCCCACTGCACCATCCATGTCCTGAAGGGATGGATCGCCGCGATTTCCTCAAGACCTGCGCCTTGTTGGGCGGCGTTGCCGCTGCAAGCGGTGCCGCCGGCGTCTTGCTCGATGACGCCGCCGAGGCCACATCCATTCCCGGACAAGGGGCATACACCCTGCTGCGCCCCGAACATCAAATTCGTTCCGCATGCCAGCAATGCAACACCCAATGCGGCATCACGGTCAAAATCCACCAAGGGCGCGTGGCCAAGATCGATGGGAACCCCTACAGCCCATGGAACCTGTGCCCCCAGATTCCTTACTCCACGCCGCTCACCGAAGCGGCCACGGTGGATGCCGCGCTGTGCCCTAAGGGCTTTGCGGGCGTCCAGACCCTCTATGACCCCTACCGCATCGTCAAAGTCCTCAAGCGCGCAGGCAAACGCGGAGAAAACAAATGGATCAGCATCCCCTTCGACCAGGCTATCAAAGAGGTTGTCTTCGGAGGAGACCTTTTTGGCGAAGGGCACGTGGAGGGTATCGCCGATCTGGCCGCCTTGCGGGATCCAGCGGTCCACAAGGCCTTGGCCGAGGATGCCAAGAAAGTGGCGGACAAAAAAATGACCCTGGAAGAATTCCAGGCCAAGCATGCCGACAACCTCAAGTATCTTATCGATCCCAAACACCCGGACCTCGGCCCCAAAAACAATCAGATTTGTTACTACTGGGGCAGGCAAAAAGGTGGACGCGGAGAATTCATCAGCCGCTTTTTCCGCGATGGTCTTGGCACCACCAATACCCACGGACACACCACTGTGTGCCAGGGATCGCTCTATTTCACCTGCAAGGCCATGAGCGACCAGTTTGTCGAAGGGAAATTCACCGATGGCAGCAAGTTCTATTGGCAGGCAGACACTGGCAATGCCGAGTTCCTCCTCTTCGTGGGCGCAAGCCCCTATGAAGCCAACTACGGCCCGCCCATGCGCGCCGGCAAAGTCACCCAAGGCATGGTGGACCAAGGCCGCAAGATCGCCGTGGTGGACCCCCGCTGCTCCAAGACCGCAGGACGGGCGTGGAAGTGGCTCCCCGTGGCTCCCGAGGCTGTAGGGGCCCTAGGGCAAGCTATGATCCGCTGGATCATCGAAAACGAACGCTACGATGCCCGCTATCTGGGCAATGCCAACAAAGCTGCAGCCAAGGCCAGCGGAGAGCCCACCTGGACGCAGGCCTGCTGGCTGGTGATCGTGAACGACGACGGGACTCCAGGCCGGTTCCTGCGGGCTTCGGACCTGGGCCGCCCCAAAGAGACACGGCCATCGAGCAAACACCCAGATCAGACGTGGGAGTTCGACGCCTTCGTCACCCTTCAAGGGTCTGAACCCCGATTCTTCGACCCCAATAGCGAGACCGATCCCGTCACCGGCGACCTCCTGGTGGACACCGAGATCGGCGGCAAAAAGGTCAAAAGCGTCCTGCAGATCTACAAAGAAACGGCCTTCTCCCGCTCCCTTTCCCAATGGGCGGAAATCTGCGGACTGGCGGAGGCGGATATCGTCGAAGTCGCCCGGGAGTTCACCAGCCACGGCAAGCGCGCCGTGGCGGACATCCACCGCGGCGCCTCGCAACACACCATCGGTTTCTACAACGTCCTCACTTGGATGACCGTCAACGTCCTCATCGGCAACCACGATTGGACCGGGGGGATGATCAAGGCCACCACCTACGACACTACGGGCTCCAAAGAAGGCATGCCCTATCCCGTGACCAAGGGGCCCAAGCTCTCGCCCTGGGGCATCTCCATCATCCGCCATGGAATCGCCTACGACAAGACCACGCTCTTTGCCGGCTACCCTTCCAAGCGGGTATGGTATCCCTTTGCCAGCGACATCTACCAGGAAGTCATCCCCAGCGCAGCAGACATGTACCCCTACCAGATCAAGTGCCTCTTTCTCTACATGGGCACACCGGTGTACGCCCTGCCCGCAGGCCACGCCCTGGTGGAAATCCTCAAAGACCCCAAGAAGATTCCGCTCTTTATCGCCTCAGACATCACCGTGGGCGAGACCAGCATGTACGCGGACTATATCTTCCCGGATCTCACCTACCTGGAGCGTTGGGAGTTTTCCGGCTCCCATCCATCTATGAGCTGCAAGGTAGCGCCCATCCGCCAGCCGGCAGTCGCCCCCATGACAGAGACGGTGACGGTATACGGAGAGAAGATGCCGCTATGCCTGGAATCCACCCTTCTCGCCATGGCCGAAGCCCTCAAACTCCCCAACTTCGGCCCCAACGCTTGGGGAGAAGGCAAGCACTTCACTCGCATGGAAGACCTCTACCTGCGCATGGTGGCCAACGTCGCCTTTGGGGAAAAGGCCGATGGCTCGGACAAGGTGCCTGCAGCCTCTGCGGAAGAGGAACGCATCTTTCTTGCCGCCCGCAGCCACCTGCCAGAGACCGTTTTCCATCCCGAGCGCTGGAAGGCCATCGTCGGCCCAGAACTGTGGCCCCATGTGATCACCGTCCTCAACCGCGGCGGCCGATTCCAGGAATACGCCAAAGCGTACAAAGGCGATCAAGTGGCCAACAAATATGGCAAAATGGTCGGAATCTACATGGAGAATCTAGCACTCACCAAATACTCCATGACCGGCAAGCCCTACGTGCCCCATGCCTTTTGGATGCCGAATCCGGTGGATTGCATGGGGAATGTCCTGGAAGACGCCAAAAATGGATTCCCATTCACCCTCATCACCTATAAGACCATCTCACAAACCAAGAGCCGCACCATCCCGGACTATTGGTTGAACGCCATCCTTCCCGAAGGCTTCGTGGAAATGGCGGCAGAAGACGCCGCCCGTCTCGGGCTCAAAAACGGGGACGAGGTCATGCTCATCTCGCCCACCAATCCCAACGGTGTTTGGGACTTGGGCCATGGCCGCACCAAACCCATGCGAGGTAAAGTCAAAGTGGTGCAAGGTCTGCGTCCAGGCGTCGTGGCCTTCCCCTTGGGATTTGGCCACTGGGCCAATGGCGCGGGAGACATGGTCATCGACGGGGTCACCATCGCCGGAGATCCCCGCCGCGCCCGAGGTTTCCATGGCAATGCCGCCATGCGCGTGGACCCGGTGCTCGGCAATACCGGCCTGGTGGATCCCGTAGGGGGTAGCGCGGTCTTCTACCAAAGCCGGATCAAAGTGATCCGCGCCTAA
- a CDS encoding FmdE family protein codes for MHIGPYSFDEFKAMAAAFHGYPAPGLLIGGYMVERAKAALPEGTLLEAIVETKKCLPDAVQLLTLCSTGNGWMKVINLGRYAVTLYDKYTGVGSRVHIHVPALDAWPHIRGWFLKQTPKAQQDTEALFREIEAAGDSILMEQAVTVSNRFLGHRSMSAIAICPVCAEAYPASDGALCRGCQGEAPYLEAGPETVQLQAVPLAEAVGKRVLHDMTQIIPGKVKGPAFRAGQEITAGDICRLQQMGRMHVYVEESAPAGAVHENEAVRAFAARMAGPGVRVSDSPKEGRLDFFASHPGLLWVDRQRLVAFNLVPQVMCATRQSGSVVEAGRILGGTRAIPLYLSRDLFQRALAALGEGPLLAVRPLRPARVGILVTGTEVFQGLIEDRFAPIVRGKVEALGSHVVAVRFAPDQRTAIAAAVAELVDVGADLIITTAGLSVDPDDVTLPGLMDAGLADVLHGAPLLPGAMTLIGRVGDVQVLGVPACALFFKTTSLDVLLPRLLAGVPITRQDLAQMAEGGICLGCDICTYPKCPFAK; via the coding sequence ATGCACATCGGACCGTACTCCTTCGACGAATTCAAGGCCATGGCCGCAGCCTTCCATGGCTATCCTGCACCCGGGTTACTCATCGGCGGCTACATGGTAGAACGGGCCAAGGCCGCTCTGCCCGAGGGCACCCTACTGGAGGCCATCGTGGAGACCAAAAAATGCCTCCCCGATGCCGTACAGCTGCTTACCCTGTGCAGCACCGGCAATGGCTGGATGAAGGTCATCAACCTCGGCCGCTATGCCGTCACCCTGTACGACAAGTACACCGGCGTCGGCAGCCGGGTCCACATCCACGTACCTGCCCTTGATGCCTGGCCGCACATCCGCGGCTGGTTTCTCAAACAGACGCCCAAGGCGCAGCAAGACACCGAGGCACTCTTTCGCGAGATCGAAGCCGCAGGAGACAGTATCCTCATGGAGCAGGCCGTGACTGTGTCCAATCGTTTTTTGGGACACCGCTCCATGTCCGCCATCGCCATTTGCCCGGTGTGCGCCGAGGCCTATCCGGCTAGCGACGGGGCGCTCTGCCGCGGCTGCCAGGGGGAAGCCCCGTATCTGGAGGCCGGGCCGGAAACCGTCCAGCTCCAGGCCGTGCCCCTGGCCGAGGCCGTGGGCAAACGGGTGCTCCACGACATGACCCAGATCATCCCTGGAAAGGTCAAAGGCCCGGCGTTTCGTGCCGGCCAAGAGATTACCGCCGGCGATATCTGTCGGCTGCAGCAGATGGGGCGGATGCATGTGTACGTGGAGGAGAGCGCCCCTGCCGGGGCGGTGCACGAAAACGAGGCGGTCCGCGCCTTTGCCGCCCGTATGGCCGGTCCTGGGGTCCGCGTCAGCGATTCGCCCAAGGAAGGCCGGCTGGATTTCTTCGCCAGCCACCCCGGGCTGCTCTGGGTGGACCGGCAACGGCTGGTGGCCTTCAACCTCGTGCCCCAGGTGATGTGCGCCACCCGCCAAAGCGGCAGCGTGGTGGAGGCAGGCCGCATCCTCGGCGGTACCCGGGCCATCCCCTTGTATCTCTCCCGCGACCTCTTCCAGCGCGCCTTGGCGGCCTTGGGGGAAGGGCCGCTGCTTGCCGTCCGTCCCCTGCGTCCGGCGCGCGTGGGCATCCTCGTCACCGGCACCGAGGTTTTCCAAGGCCTCATCGAGGACCGCTTTGCCCCCATCGTGCGCGGCAAGGTCGAAGCCCTGGGCTCGCACGTGGTGGCCGTGCGCTTTGCCCCGGACCAAAGGACGGCCATCGCCGCAGCCGTGGCCGAGCTTGTGGATGTTGGCGCAGATCTCATCATCACCACCGCCGGGCTGTCCGTGGACCCTGACGACGTCACCTTGCCGGGGCTGATGGATGCGGGGCTCGCCGACGTCCTGCACGGAGCACCACTGCTCCCCGGTGCCATGACCTTGATCGGCCGTGTGGGAGACGTTCAAGTCCTTGGGGTCCCTGCCTGCGCCCTGTTCTTCAAGACCACCAGCCTGGACGTGCTGCTCCCCCGGCTTCTGGCAGGCGTTCCCATCACCCGCCAGGATCTGGCGCAGATGGCCGAAGGCGGCATCTGCCTCGGGTGCGACATCTGCACCTACCCCAAGTGCCCCTTTGCCAAGTAG
- a CDS encoding cytochrome c biogenesis protein CcdA, with amino-acid sequence MDSLLMTIAAWMETGSLLAVGGAFAWGMVSVLLSPCHLASIPLIVGYVAGQERLVEGRQAMFYAGLFTLGLFTTIAALGGICAALGQMLGTVSPYWAMAVGLVLLWVALDMLGLARCSLHGGLLGRLRLRGPFGALILGLAYGVLSGSCTFGFIAPILAIITVQGQIAQGTLLILAFGLGHCLPIAVAGSCTAWIRRLVANARWQRGSTAFRRLAGVGIAALGLFFLLSPWLGQ; translated from the coding sequence ATGGATTCCCTGCTCATGACCATTGCCGCCTGGATGGAGACCGGCAGTCTCCTGGCCGTGGGCGGGGCCTTTGCCTGGGGCATGGTGAGCGTTCTCTTGAGCCCATGCCACCTGGCTTCCATTCCATTGATCGTGGGCTACGTGGCTGGCCAAGAACGCTTGGTGGAAGGGCGTCAGGCCATGTTCTACGCAGGGCTCTTCACCCTGGGGCTCTTCACCACCATTGCGGCACTGGGGGGAATCTGCGCCGCCTTGGGCCAAATGCTGGGAACAGTGAGTCCCTACTGGGCCATGGCGGTGGGGCTGGTGCTCCTGTGGGTGGCGCTGGACATGCTCGGCCTTGCCCGCTGCTCCCTGCACGGAGGGCTCCTGGGCCGTCTGCGGCTGCGCGGTCCCTTCGGCGCGCTTATCCTGGGCCTTGCCTATGGCGTGCTCTCCGGAAGTTGCACCTTTGGGTTCATCGCCCCGATACTCGCCATCATCACCGTGCAGGGGCAGATCGCCCAAGGCACGCTGCTCATCCTTGCCTTTGGCCTCGGCCACTGCCTGCCCATAGCCGTGGCCGGCAGTTGCACCGCCTGGATCCGCCGCCTGGTGGCAAACGCCCGCTGGCAACGAGGCAGCACCGCATTCCGCCGTCTAGCTGGCGTGGGCATCGCCGCCTTGGGCCTCTTTTTCCTGCTTTCCCCGTGGCTCGGGCAGTAG
- a CDS encoding methyl-accepting chemotaxis protein: protein MRIRLFVKIMVMMAVAVVVTGGSIFVATDRLANEALDGIMAQSIASFQRSVHQRIEDMLQTHREEAEILASRPDLAAAVAAGDAEAVRAIVVPAMRSMGVEVITVANAQGVVVARAHSDKRGDSVLSQVNVARALQGEVSAGVETGTVVAFSLRAGAPLRLDGRIVGCVTVGMDLSSEAFVDSFKMLTGLECTVFQNDTRVMTTIVRDGKRAIGTKMDNPKVLETVITRGEIFLSRNTILGKEYETAYWPIRDPHGKIVGMWFIGQSRDAVMQARAGMERAMLLMTLAVAAVMLGVGGWFARTLTRPLGETTNFAVAVSQGEMERQLGVQRNDEIGILADALRRMLEQLRAQVQAAQEQTARAEAQARQAEEAMRLAQEAQAKAEAARREGMLEAAAHIGVLVERLGSASEELAAQVEQSSRGADVQRDRASQVFTAMEQMNASVLEVAQNASRAASSADEARSIAGTGQEGVDLLQKAVGIVEGLAQAMKASLAELGTQAEGIGRVVDVIADIADQTNLLALNAAIEAARAGDAGRGFAVVADEVRKLAEKTMAATKEVGAAISAIQAKTRENVGRMDETAAAVAAAMSRAEDSRRVLERIVARAQDTSDQIRAIATAAEEQSASSEEIHRATTEMQQVAEETARAMAQAAEAVSELARAAQELQALVAQMRQA, encoded by the coding sequence ATGCGGATTCGTTTATTTGTCAAGATCATGGTCATGATGGCGGTGGCAGTGGTGGTGACCGGGGGCAGTATTTTTGTGGCCACGGACCGGCTGGCCAACGAGGCCTTGGATGGGATCATGGCGCAGTCCATTGCCTCGTTCCAGCGCAGTGTCCATCAACGCATTGAGGATATGCTGCAGACGCACCGGGAGGAGGCCGAGATCTTGGCGAGCCGTCCAGACTTGGCCGCTGCCGTGGCTGCTGGCGATGCCGAGGCGGTACGCGCCATCGTGGTGCCGGCCATGCGGAGCATGGGGGTGGAGGTCATCACCGTGGCCAATGCCCAAGGGGTGGTGGTGGCCCGCGCCCATTCGGATAAACGCGGCGACAGCGTCCTGAGCCAGGTCAATGTGGCCCGGGCGCTTCAGGGCGAGGTGAGTGCCGGTGTGGAGACGGGGACCGTGGTGGCGTTTTCGCTGCGCGCCGGTGCCCCTTTGCGCCTTGATGGCCGCATCGTGGGGTGCGTGACCGTGGGCATGGACCTTTCTTCCGAGGCCTTTGTGGATAGCTTCAAAATGCTGACCGGCCTAGAATGCACGGTGTTTCAAAACGATACCCGGGTCATGACCACCATCGTGCGCGACGGCAAACGCGCCATCGGCACCAAGATGGACAATCCTAAGGTGCTTGAGACCGTCATCACCCGCGGCGAGATTTTTCTTTCCCGCAATACTATCCTCGGCAAAGAATACGAGACGGCCTACTGGCCTATCCGTGATCCTCACGGTAAGATCGTGGGGATGTGGTTCATCGGCCAGTCCCGGGATGCCGTGATGCAGGCCCGGGCAGGAATGGAGCGGGCCATGCTCCTGATGACGTTGGCGGTGGCTGCGGTGATGCTCGGTGTGGGAGGCTGGTTTGCCCGTACCCTCACCCGCCCATTGGGCGAGACCACCAACTTTGCCGTGGCCGTGAGTCAAGGAGAGATGGAGCGGCAGTTGGGTGTGCAGCGGAATGATGAGATCGGCATCTTGGCCGATGCCCTGCGCCGCATGCTGGAGCAGCTGCGCGCCCAGGTGCAGGCTGCACAGGAGCAGACCGCTCGGGCCGAAGCGCAGGCCCGGCAGGCGGAAGAAGCCATGCGTCTGGCCCAGGAGGCGCAGGCCAAGGCCGAGGCCGCCCGTCGCGAAGGGATGCTGGAGGCCGCAGCGCATATTGGCGTGCTCGTGGAGCGTTTGGGTTCTGCCTCTGAGGAGCTGGCGGCCCAGGTGGAACAGTCCAGCCGTGGGGCCGACGTGCAGCGCGACCGCGCAAGCCAGGTGTTCACGGCCATGGAGCAGATGAACGCATCTGTCTTGGAAGTGGCGCAAAACGCCTCGCGGGCGGCCTCTTCGGCGGACGAGGCGCGCAGCATCGCTGGCACGGGGCAGGAAGGGGTGGACTTGCTGCAAAAGGCCGTGGGCATCGTAGAAGGCTTGGCCCAAGCCATGAAGGCCAGCCTTGCCGAACTGGGCACCCAAGCCGAGGGCATCGGCCGGGTGGTGGACGTCATTGCCGATATTGCGGATCAGACCAATCTCCTTGCCCTGAACGCCGCCATCGAAGCCGCCCGTGCCGGTGATGCGGGCCGCGGTTTTGCCGTGGTGGCGGATGAGGTCCGCAAGCTGGCGGAAAAGACCATGGCCGCCACCAAGGAAGTGGGCGCGGCCATCAGCGCCATTCAGGCCAAGACCCGGGAAAACGTGGGCCGCATGGACGAGACCGCCGCTGCCGTGGCCGCGGCCATGAGCCGGGCGGAGGACTCCCGCAGGGTCTTGGAGCGCATCGTGGCCCGGGCGCAGGACACCTCGGATCAGATCCGTGCTATTGCCACTGCGGCGGAAGAGCAGAGCGCCTCCAGCGAGGAGATCCATCGTGCTACCACCGAGATGCAGCAGGTGGCCGAGGAGACGGCCCGGGCCATGGCCCAGGCCGCGGAGGCAGTGAGCGAATTGGCGCGGGCGGCCCAGGAATTGCAAGCTCTGGTGGCACAGATGCGCCAGGCATAG